Proteins from one Flavobacterium branchiarum genomic window:
- a CDS encoding cupin domain-containing protein yields MSTHYTTIIEEGIVPNKYTTGEVSYKKSTSDIQPRNTTIKEVAFEAGSRNNWHTNTGLQLLVATEGVGYFQERGTPIRLVRKGEVLTILPEVEHWYGATPTSKFSHIAIITEIDKGMGVWMNQVTDEEYNSFVG; encoded by the coding sequence ATGTCAACACATTATACTACTATTATAGAGGAAGGAATAGTTCCTAATAAATATACTACTGGCGAGGTTTCTTATAAAAAAAGCACGAGTGATATTCAGCCACGTAATACCACAATAAAAGAGGTTGCTTTTGAGGCAGGTTCGAGAAATAATTGGCATACTAATACTGGTTTGCAATTACTTGTTGCCACAGAGGGAGTTGGTTATTTTCAAGAAAGAGGCACCCCAATTCGATTGGTTCGTAAAGGGGAAGTACTTACCATTTTACCCGAAGTTGAACATTGGTATGGTGCAACACCTACTAGTAAATTCTCTCATATTGCGATTATTACTGAGATTGATAAAGGCATGGGAGTTTGGATGAATCAAGTAACGGATGAGGAATACAATAGTTTTGTAGGGTAG
- a CDS encoding NAD(P)-dependent alcohol dehydrogenase, which produces MEAKNIKAFGTEAAEAPLKTLDIKRRAVTAHDVEIDILYCGICHSDLHSARNEWHGTTYPIVPGHEIVGRVTKVGDHVKNFKVGDLAGVGCMVDSCRECEHCKEGLEQFCEPGSTLTFDSPDSHLGGQTFGGYSESIVVDESFVLHISDKLDLAGVAPLLCAGITTYSPLKHWKVGPGQRVGIVGIGGLGHMGIKIAKAMGAHVVVFTTSLSKTEDAKRLGADEVVLSTDAEQMAKYAKSLHFILDCVSAQHNIDAYLSLLRVDGTLTLVGAPMDPLPVTSFSLILGRRSFSGSLIGGIAETQEMLDFCAKHNIVADIELIGVNDVNDAYERLLKGDIKYRFVIDMASLKN; this is translated from the coding sequence ATGGAAGCAAAAAACATAAAAGCATTTGGTACAGAGGCTGCCGAAGCACCGTTAAAAACGTTAGATATAAAACGTAGAGCAGTAACTGCACATGATGTAGAGATTGATATTTTATATTGTGGAATTTGTCATTCTGATTTGCACTCAGCAAGAAATGAATGGCATGGAACAACATATCCAATAGTTCCAGGGCATGAAATTGTTGGTCGCGTAACGAAAGTAGGAGATCATGTGAAAAATTTCAAAGTAGGTGATTTAGCAGGAGTAGGCTGTATGGTTGATTCTTGTAGAGAGTGTGAACATTGTAAAGAAGGATTGGAGCAATTTTGTGAGCCAGGAAGCACGTTGACATTTGACTCTCCTGATTCACATCTTGGAGGGCAAACTTTTGGAGGATATTCAGAGAGTATTGTTGTAGATGAAAGTTTTGTACTCCATATATCTGATAAATTAGATTTAGCCGGAGTTGCACCTTTACTTTGTGCTGGTATTACTACTTATTCGCCATTAAAGCACTGGAAAGTAGGACCTGGGCAAAGAGTTGGTATTGTAGGTATTGGTGGTTTAGGACATATGGGAATTAAAATTGCAAAAGCAATGGGTGCTCATGTAGTTGTCTTTACAACTTCATTGTCAAAAACTGAAGATGCAAAACGTTTGGGGGCAGATGAAGTAGTTTTATCTACAGATGCTGAACAAATGGCTAAATATGCAAAGAGTTTACATTTTATATTAGATTGCGTATCGGCACAACATAATATCGATGCGTATTTGAGTTTACTTAGAGTAGATGGAACACTTACATTGGTTGGTGCTCCTATGGATCCGCTTCCTGTAACATCATTTAGCTTAATTCTTGGCAGAAGAAGTTTCTCTGGTTCCCTAATTGGCGGAATTGCTGAAACTCAAGAAATGCTTGACTTTTGCGCTAAGCACAATATCGTTGCAGACATCGAATTGATTGGGGTAAACGATGTTAATGATGCTTACGAAAGATTATTAAAAGGGGATATAAAGTACCGCTTTGTAATAGATATGGCTTCGCTTAAAAACTAG